From Streptomyces durmitorensis, a single genomic window includes:
- a CDS encoding ribonuclease Z codes for MSVRELVVLGTASQVPTRHRNHNGYVLLWDGQGILFDPGEGTQRQMLRAGVAAHDLHRICVTHFHGDHSLGLPGVIQRINLDRVPHDVTVHFPRSGQHFLDRLRYATAYRETVSLVEEPVVEDGPLAVTPSFTLDAAKLSHPVESFGYRVTEPDGRRILPELLAEHGIAGPDVGRLQREGELRGVTLDDVSVVRRGQRFAFVMDTRLCDGVHALADGCDMLVIESTFLDQDEQLALDHGHLTAGQAARVAVDRGVRHLVLTHFSQRYPDPGAFEQQARDAGFDGELTVAQDLLRVPLPKRTT; via the coding sequence TTGTCCGTACGTGAATTGGTGGTTCTCGGCACCGCCAGCCAGGTCCCCACCCGGCACCGCAACCACAACGGTTACGTCCTGCTCTGGGACGGGCAGGGCATCCTCTTCGACCCCGGCGAGGGCACGCAGCGGCAGATGCTGCGTGCCGGGGTCGCCGCGCACGACCTGCACCGCATCTGTGTCACCCACTTTCACGGTGATCACTCGCTCGGGCTCCCGGGTGTCATCCAGCGCATCAACCTGGACCGGGTCCCGCACGACGTGACCGTGCACTTCCCCCGCTCCGGGCAGCACTTCCTCGACCGGCTGCGGTATGCCACCGCCTACAGGGAGACCGTCTCGCTCGTCGAGGAACCCGTGGTGGAGGATGGGCCGTTGGCCGTCACTCCCTCGTTCACGCTTGACGCCGCCAAGCTCTCGCACCCCGTCGAGTCCTTCGGCTATCGCGTCACCGAGCCCGACGGGCGGCGGATACTCCCGGAGCTGCTCGCCGAGCACGGCATCGCAGGGCCCGACGTGGGCCGCCTCCAGCGGGAGGGTGAACTGCGGGGCGTCACGCTCGACGACGTGAGCGTGGTGCGGCGCGGTCAGCGGTTCGCCTTCGTGATGGACACCCGGCTGTGCGACGGCGTCCACGCCCTCGCCGACGGCTGCGACATGCTCGTCATCGAGTCCACCTTTCTCGATCAGGACGAGCAATTGGCGCTGGATCACGGGCACCTGACTGCCGGTCAGGCCGCCCGCGTTGCCGTGGACCGCGGCGTACGGCATCTCGTACTCACCCATTTCAGCCAGCGCTACCCCGACCCCGGCGCATTCGAGCAGCAGGCCCGGGACGCGGGATTCGACGGTGAACTCACCGTCGCGCAAGACCTGTTGCGTGTACCTCTGCCCAAACGAACCACCTGA
- a CDS encoding adenosine deaminase, with protein MPLPKAELHLHIEGTLEPELAFALAARNGITLPYADTEALRKAYLFDDLQSFLDLYYGLMAVLLTEEDFEELADAYLARAAQQGVRHAEIFFDPQAHMVRGVGIGTVIEGLGRALERSEERHGISTRLIMCFLRDQSAESALETLEAARPHLHRIVGVGLDSAEVGHPPAKFREVYEAAAALGLRRVAHAGEEGPPAYITEALDVLGVERIDHGLRCMEDPELVERLVRERTPLTLCPLSNVRLRAIDVLEEHPLARMMDAGLLCTVNSDDPAYFGGYVDDTFHAVREALGLDQERLRELARNSFEASFLDGSPEDEALRARYIAEVAEYSFD; from the coding sequence ATGCCCCTTCCCAAAGCCGAACTCCATCTCCACATCGAGGGGACGCTCGAACCCGAGCTGGCCTTCGCCCTCGCCGCCCGCAACGGCATCACCCTCCCGTACGCGGACACCGAAGCGCTGCGCAAGGCCTATCTCTTCGACGATCTGCAGTCCTTTCTTGACCTGTACTACGGGTTGATGGCCGTTCTGCTCACCGAGGAAGACTTCGAGGAGCTTGCCGACGCCTATCTGGCGCGGGCCGCCCAGCAGGGCGTGCGGCACGCCGAGATCTTCTTCGACCCGCAGGCGCACATGGTGCGCGGCGTCGGCATCGGCACCGTGATCGAAGGGCTCGGGCGCGCGCTGGAGCGGAGCGAGGAGCGGCACGGGATCTCGACCCGGCTCATCATGTGCTTCCTGAGGGACCAGTCCGCCGAGTCGGCCCTGGAGACCTTGGAGGCCGCCAGGCCCCATCTCCACCGGATCGTGGGCGTCGGGCTCGACTCCGCCGAGGTCGGGCATCCGCCCGCCAAGTTCCGCGAGGTGTACGAGGCGGCGGCCGCGCTCGGTCTGCGCCGCGTCGCCCACGCGGGCGAGGAGGGGCCGCCCGCGTACATCACGGAGGCCCTGGACGTCCTGGGCGTCGAGCGCATCGACCACGGGCTGCGCTGCATGGAGGACCCGGAGCTCGTGGAGCGGCTCGTGCGGGAGCGGACGCCGCTCACGCTCTGCCCGCTCTCCAACGTGCGGCTGCGCGCCATCGACGTACTCGAGGAGCACCCCCTGGCGCGGATGATGGACGCCGGGCTGCTGTGCACGGTCAACTCCGACGACCCGGCGTACTTCGGCGGATACGTCGACGACACCTTCCACGCGGTGCGGGAGGCGCTGGGTCTCGACCAGGAGCGGCTGCGCGAGCTCGCGCGGAACTCGTTCGAGGCGTCCTTCCTCGACGGGAGCCCCGAGGACGAGGCGCTTCGGGCGCGGTACATCGCCGAGGTCGCGGAATATTCGTTCGACTGA
- a CDS encoding PhoH family protein, whose translation MTQTPTAHTPAQGQARAHFTVPANHPMVTVLGSGDALLRVIEKAFPAADIHVRGNEISAVGDAHEVTLIQRLFDQMMLVLRTGQPMTEDAVERSIAMLRADEAGEGDGPETPAEVLTQNILSSRGRTIRPKTLNQKRYVDAIDKNTIVFGIGPAGTGKTYLAMAKAVQALQAKQVNRIILTRPAVEAGERLGFLPGTLYEKIDPYLRPLYDALHDMLDPDSIPRLMAAGTIEVAPLAYMRGRTLNDAFIILDEAQNTSVEQMKMFLTRLGFESKIVITGDVTQVDLPNGTKSGLRQVQDILEGIDDVHFSRLTSSDVVRHKLVGRIVDAYEKYDDSQQNKKNGK comes from the coding sequence ATGACTCAGACACCCACAGCTCATACCCCTGCCCAGGGTCAGGCCCGAGCCCACTTCACCGTTCCGGCGAACCATCCGATGGTGACGGTGCTCGGCTCCGGAGACGCCCTGTTGCGCGTGATCGAGAAGGCCTTCCCGGCGGCCGACATCCATGTCCGGGGCAATGAGATCAGCGCTGTCGGTGACGCCCATGAAGTCACCCTCATCCAGCGCCTGTTCGACCAGATGATGCTGGTGCTCCGCACCGGTCAGCCGATGACGGAGGACGCCGTGGAACGCTCGATCGCCATGCTCAGGGCGGACGAGGCAGGAGAGGGCGACGGACCGGAGACCCCGGCCGAGGTCCTCACGCAGAACATCCTCTCGTCCCGGGGCCGCACGATCCGCCCCAAGACGCTCAACCAGAAGCGTTACGTCGACGCCATCGACAAGAACACCATCGTCTTCGGCATCGGCCCGGCGGGCACCGGCAAGACGTACCTCGCCATGGCCAAGGCCGTGCAGGCGCTCCAGGCCAAGCAGGTCAACCGCATCATCCTGACCCGCCCCGCCGTCGAGGCCGGCGAGCGGCTCGGCTTCCTGCCGGGCACGCTCTACGAAAAGATCGACCCGTACCTGCGGCCGTTGTACGACGCGCTGCACGACATGCTCGACCCGGACTCGATCCCGCGTCTGATGGCCGCGGGGACCATCGAGGTCGCCCCGCTCGCGTACATGCGAGGCCGCACGCTGAACGACGCGTTCATCATCCTGGACGAGGCGCAGAACACCAGCGTCGAGCAGATGAAGATGTTCCTCACCCGCCTCGGCTTCGAGTCGAAGATCGTGATCACGGGCGACGTCACGCAGGTCGACCTGCCGAACGGCACCAAGTCGGGTCTGCGCCAGGTCCAGGACATCCTGGAGGGCATCGACGACGTGCACTTCTCGCGGCTCACGTCCAGCGATGTCGTACGGCACAAGCTGGTCGGCCGTATCGTCGACGCGTACGAGAAGTACGACGACAGTCAGCAGAACAAGAAAAACGGGAAGTAG
- a CDS encoding histidine triad nucleotide-binding protein: MAGEPQADCLFCKIVAGDVPATLVRETDTTVAFRDINPQAPTHVLVIPKAHYPDAASLAAAEPAIAADVLREAGEVAAEEKAESYRVVFNTGSGAGQTVFHAHAHVLGGRGLQWPPG; the protein is encoded by the coding sequence ATGGCGGGAGAACCGCAGGCCGACTGCCTGTTCTGCAAAATCGTCGCGGGGGACGTGCCCGCGACCCTGGTCAGGGAGACGGACACGACCGTGGCCTTCCGGGACATCAACCCGCAGGCCCCCACCCACGTCCTGGTCATCCCCAAGGCGCACTACCCGGACGCCGCCTCCCTCGCCGCCGCCGAACCGGCCATCGCCGCCGACGTCCTCCGCGAGGCCGGCGAGGTCGCCGCCGAGGAGAAGGCGGAGAGTTATCGCGTCGTCTTCAACACCGGCTCCGGCGCGGGCCAGACCGTCTTCCACGCGCACGCCCACGTCCTCGGCGGACGCGGCCTGCAGTGGCCTCCGGGATGA
- a CDS encoding carbohydrate kinase family protein: protein MVVPLKPSIDPLKGARRAGDPPCDVFLTGTVFLDIIFTGLDSAPVRGTESWARGMGSSPGGVANMATALARLGLRTSLAAAFGDDHYGEYCWDALEQGENIDLATSRTVPGWHSPVTVSMAYEGERTMVSHGHEPPPDAASPDGGAPTCPPRARAAVASLTPGTRAPWIAEAARTGTRIFADVGWDDTGRWDLAGLADLEHCEAFLPNAEEAMRYTRTECPRAAARALTEHVPLAVVTLGAEGAYAVDGRTGETAEVPAIAVEALDPTGAGDVFVAGFVTGTLAGWPLADRLAFAGLTAALSVQEFGGSLSAPGWAEVATWWRTVREVDDQDPVALRRYGFLEGLLPEATRPWPLRRAVPTIGFRSA, encoded by the coding sequence ATGGTCGTACCCCTCAAACCCAGCATCGACCCGCTCAAGGGAGCCCGCAGAGCAGGCGATCCGCCCTGCGACGTCTTCCTCACCGGCACGGTCTTCCTCGACATCATCTTCACCGGACTCGACTCGGCGCCCGTACGCGGCACGGAGTCCTGGGCGCGCGGGATGGGGTCGAGCCCCGGTGGCGTCGCCAACATGGCGACCGCGCTCGCCCGGCTCGGCCTGCGCACCTCGCTCGCGGCGGCGTTCGGGGACGACCACTACGGGGAGTACTGCTGGGACGCGCTCGAACAGGGCGAGAACATCGACCTCGCGACGTCGCGCACGGTGCCCGGCTGGCACTCCCCGGTGACCGTCTCCATGGCGTACGAGGGCGAGCGGACCATGGTCAGCCACGGGCACGAGCCGCCGCCCGACGCCGCGTCCCCGGACGGCGGCGCCCCGACGTGCCCGCCCCGCGCGCGGGCCGCCGTCGCCTCCCTGACGCCCGGCACCCGCGCGCCGTGGATCGCCGAGGCCGCGCGCACGGGCACCCGGATCTTCGCCGACGTGGGCTGGGACGACACCGGGCGGTGGGATCTGGCGGGCCTCGCCGACCTGGAGCACTGCGAGGCGTTCCTGCCGAACGCGGAGGAGGCCATGCGGTACACGCGGACCGAGTGCCCCCGGGCCGCCGCGCGGGCGCTGACCGAGCACGTTCCGCTCGCCGTGGTGACGCTGGGTGCGGAAGGGGCGTACGCGGTGGACGGGAGGACCGGCGAGACCGCCGAGGTTCCGGCCATCGCGGTCGAGGCGCTCGATCCCACGGGGGCCGGTGATGTGTTCGTGGCGGGCTTCGTGACCGGAACCCTGGCCGGCTGGCCCCTGGCGGACCGGCTCGCCTTCGCGGGGCTCACGGCGGCGCTCTCGGTGCAGGAGTTCGGCGGGTCCCTGTCGGCGCCGGGCTGGGCGGAGGTCGCCACGTGGTGGCGGACCGTGCGGGAGGTCGACGACCAGGATCCCGTCGCGCTGCGGCGCTACGGGTTCCTGGAGGGCCTGCTTCCGGAGGCCACGCGTCCGTGGCCGCTGCGGCGTGCGGTGCCCACGATCGGGTTCAGGTCGGCGTAG
- a CDS encoding macrolide family glycosyltransferase, translating to MNRRTPRRRAHIAMVGVPMVSHVLPSLEIIRELVARGHRVTYANDPATRELIEPTGAELVPCTSRLPFKDNIWPEDPIAASALFLDDAMAVLPQLRSFYGDDPADLYLYDIGAYVARALAEEQGRPFMQLSPTFVAWEGYQEEVGAHLQQLPGAAELEARFGEWLAGTGATTLDVSAFSGTPDRAVAMIPRAMQISADRVDPKRVDFVGPCFGDRSAQGSWQRPEGAEKVLLVSLGSSYTQQPAFYRTCVAAFGGLAGWHVVLQIGKHVDPAELGEVPGNVEVRSWVPQLAILEQADAFVTHAGMGSSSEGLFTGVPMIAVPQGAEQPMNADRLVELGVARRIDTADATADTLRSALLELTSDPDVAARAARLKAEARAEGGTARAADLMEAELGG from the coding sequence ATGAATCGTCGAACGCCCCGTCGCCGTGCCCACATCGCCATGGTCGGTGTCCCGATGGTCAGCCATGTGCTGCCCAGCCTGGAGATCATCCGCGAACTGGTGGCGCGCGGGCACCGGGTGACGTACGCGAACGACCCGGCGACCCGCGAGCTGATCGAGCCCACCGGCGCCGAACTCGTCCCCTGCACCTCGCGGTTGCCCTTCAAGGACAACATCTGGCCGGAGGACCCGATCGCCGCGAGCGCTCTCTTCCTCGACGACGCGATGGCGGTGCTTCCGCAATTGCGCTCGTTCTACGGCGACGACCCCGCCGATCTGTATCTGTACGACATCGGCGCGTACGTCGCCCGTGCGCTGGCCGAGGAGCAGGGGCGTCCTTTCATGCAGCTGTCGCCCACCTTCGTGGCCTGGGAGGGCTATCAGGAGGAGGTCGGGGCGCACCTTCAGCAGCTGCCCGGGGCCGCCGAGCTTGAGGCGCGGTTCGGGGAGTGGCTCGCGGGGACCGGGGCCACGACCCTGGACGTCAGCGCCTTCTCGGGGACCCCCGACCGCGCCGTCGCGATGATCCCCCGGGCCATGCAGATCTCCGCCGACCGGGTCGATCCGAAGCGGGTCGACTTCGTGGGGCCCTGCTTCGGGGACCGGTCGGCGCAGGGGAGTTGGCAGCGGCCCGAGGGTGCCGAGAAGGTGCTGCTGGTGTCGCTGGGCTCCTCGTACACCCAGCAGCCCGCGTTCTACCGCACCTGCGTGGCCGCGTTCGGCGGGCTCGCGGGGTGGCACGTGGTGCTGCAGATCGGCAAGCACGTGGATCCCGCGGAGCTCGGTGAGGTGCCGGGGAACGTGGAAGTGCGCTCGTGGGTACCCCAGTTGGCGATCCTGGAGCAGGCCGACGCGTTCGTCACGCACGCGGGCATGGGCAGCAGCAGTGAAGGCCTCTTCACCGGTGTGCCGATGATCGCGGTGCCCCAGGGGGCCGAGCAGCCGATGAACGCGGACCGGCTCGTGGAGCTGGGGGTGGCCCGGCGGATCGACACCGCCGACGCGACCGCCGACACGCTGCGTTCCGCTCTCCTGGAGCTGACGTCCGATCCCGACGTCGCGGCTCGGGCCGCGCGCCTCAAGGCCGAGGCGCGCGCCGAGGGCGGCACGGCTCGGGCGGCCGATCTCATGGAGGCGGAGCTCGGGGGCTAG
- a CDS encoding S41 family peptidase has product MTLTGHPAYLRFPHLRGELVAFTAEDDVWVAPLDGGRAWRVSADNMPVNHPRISPDGRAVAWTSTRDGAPEVHVAPVDGGSSKRLTYWGSSRTSVRGWTPDGQVLAVSTAGQASLRRSWARAVPLDGGPAETLPYGIVGDVAHGPQDGQVLLLSAPMGREAAWWKRYRGGTAGKLWIRSGDGAGGPDEEGGEPRFVRVHEELDGNIEYPLWVGERIAFLSDHEGVGAVYSSLPDGSDLRRHTGVDGFYARHAATDGTRVVYASAGELLFLDDLLDAEPRRVDVRLGGQRTDLQPFPVTAARWFGAAAPDHTGRGSAVSVRGGVHWVTHREGPARALAAEHGVRARLPRTFRVDGEEHVVWVTDAEGDDALQFAPATGLAPGATPRRIAVGQLGRVLALAIAPDGSKAAVASHDGRVLLVERESGEVREVDRGEHGDASGLVFSPDSAWLAWSHPGPSPLRQLKLANTADLSVSEATPLRFRDYAPAFTLDGKHLAFLSARAFDPVYDEHVFDLAFVGGSRPHLITLAATTPSPFGPQRHGRPFEAPDKDETPDSEGSPVTRIDLDGLADRIVPFPVEAARYSTLRAAKDGVLWLRHPVRGVLGASRATPSDPDPQTELERYDLVQQRIEELASDADHFAVSGDGKRVLLWSDGKLKVVPSDRRASGDEKSESNITVDLTRVRQTVDPAAEWRQMYDEAGRLMRDNFWRPDLGGVDWDGVLDRYRPVLGRVATHDDLVDLLWEVAGELGTSHAYVMGGGAWGSSAVRQGLLGADVSRGADGAWRIDRILPSETSDPAARSPLAAPGVAVRAGDALLAVAGRPVDPVAGPGPLLVGTAGKPVELTVSPAGGGDPRHAVVIPVDDEEPLRYHAWVVDRRAYVHERSGGRLGYLHVPDMQAPGWAQIHRDLRVEVARDGLVVDVRENRGGHTSQLVVEKLARKIVGWDLPRGSQPYSYPADAPRGPVVAVANEFSGSDGDIVNAAIKALGIGPVVGTRTWGGVIGIDSRYRLVDGTLVTQPKYAFWLEGYGWGVENYGVDPDVEVVTTPEDYAAGRDPQLDEAIRLALTSLEATPPRRAPELPGL; this is encoded by the coding sequence GTGACACTGACTGGGCACCCTGCGTATCTTCGGTTTCCGCATCTGCGCGGCGAGTTGGTCGCCTTCACCGCTGAGGACGACGTCTGGGTCGCACCTCTCGACGGCGGCCGGGCATGGCGCGTCAGCGCCGACAACATGCCGGTGAACCATCCCCGTATCTCTCCGGACGGGAGAGCCGTCGCCTGGACGTCCACGCGTGACGGCGCCCCCGAGGTGCATGTCGCGCCGGTCGACGGCGGTTCCTCCAAGCGCCTGACGTACTGGGGCAGTTCACGCACCTCGGTGCGGGGCTGGACCCCGGACGGGCAGGTCCTCGCGGTCAGCACGGCAGGCCAGGCCTCGCTGCGCCGCAGCTGGGCGCGGGCCGTTCCGCTGGACGGCGGGCCCGCGGAGACCCTGCCGTACGGCATCGTGGGCGATGTCGCGCACGGCCCGCAGGACGGCCAGGTCCTGCTGCTCTCCGCGCCGATGGGGCGCGAGGCCGCCTGGTGGAAGCGGTACCGAGGCGGCACGGCGGGCAAGCTCTGGATCCGGAGCGGGGACGGCGCGGGTGGTCCGGACGAGGAGGGCGGCGAGCCCCGCTTCGTGCGGGTCCATGAAGAGCTCGACGGGAACATCGAATATCCGCTGTGGGTGGGGGAGCGCATCGCCTTCCTCTCCGACCACGAAGGCGTCGGGGCCGTCTACTCCTCGCTGCCGGATGGCTCGGATCTGCGCAGGCACACGGGAGTCGACGGCTTCTACGCCCGGCACGCCGCGACCGACGGCACGCGCGTCGTCTACGCGTCCGCGGGTGAACTCTTGTTCCTTGACGACCTGTTGGACGCCGAGCCGCGCCGCGTCGACGTCCGCCTCGGCGGTCAGCGCACCGACCTCCAGCCGTTCCCGGTGACCGCGGCGCGCTGGTTCGGTGCCGCCGCTCCCGATCACACGGGCCGTGGCAGCGCCGTCTCCGTGCGCGGCGGGGTGCACTGGGTGACCCACCGGGAGGGGCCGGCCCGCGCGCTCGCCGCCGAGCACGGGGTGCGCGCACGGCTGCCGCGGACGTTCCGCGTCGACGGCGAGGAACACGTGGTCTGGGTGACGGACGCGGAGGGCGACGACGCGCTCCAGTTCGCGCCGGCCACGGGGCTCGCGCCCGGGGCGACGCCGCGCAGGATCGCCGTCGGGCAGCTGGGGCGGGTGCTCGCCCTCGCCATCGCACCCGACGGCAGCAAGGCCGCCGTCGCCTCGCACGACGGGCGGGTGCTCCTCGTGGAGCGGGAGAGCGGGGAGGTGCGGGAGGTCGACCGCGGGGAGCACGGGGACGCCAGTGGGCTCGTCTTCTCGCCCGACTCGGCCTGGCTCGCGTGGTCGCATCCGGGGCCGAGTCCGCTGCGGCAGCTGAAGCTGGCGAACACGGCCGACCTCTCGGTGTCCGAGGCGACTCCGCTGCGGTTCCGTGACTATGCGCCCGCGTTCACCCTTGACGGCAAGCATCTGGCGTTCCTGTCCGCGCGGGCCTTCGACCCCGTCTACGACGAGCACGTCTTCGACCTGGCCTTCGTCGGCGGATCGCGGCCGCATCTGATCACGCTGGCCGCCACGACGCCCTCGCCCTTCGGGCCGCAGCGGCACGGGCGGCCCTTCGAGGCCCCCGACAAGGACGAGACCCCGGACAGCGAGGGCTCGCCCGTCACCCGCATCGACCTCGACGGGCTCGCGGACCGCATCGTGCCGTTCCCGGTCGAGGCCGCCCGCTACTCGACGCTGCGGGCCGCCAAGGACGGCGTCCTGTGGCTGCGCCACCCCGTGCGGGGTGTCCTTGGCGCGTCCCGCGCCACCCCGTCGGACCCTGACCCGCAGACCGAGCTGGAGCGGTACGACCTCGTCCAGCAGCGCATCGAGGAACTGGCCTCGGACGCCGACCACTTCGCCGTCAGCGGGGACGGCAAGCGGGTGCTGCTGTGGTCCGACGGGAAGCTGAAGGTCGTGCCGAGCGACCGGCGGGCCTCCGGCGACGAGAAATCCGAATCGAACATCACCGTCGACCTCACGCGGGTCAGGCAGACGGTCGATCCGGCTGCGGAGTGGCGGCAGATGTACGACGAGGCCGGACGCCTCATGCGGGACAACTTCTGGCGGCCCGACCTGGGCGGCGTCGACTGGGACGGCGTGCTCGACCGCTACCGCCCGGTCCTCGGCCGGGTGGCCACCCACGACGACCTCGTGGACCTGCTGTGGGAGGTCGCCGGGGAGCTCGGTACGTCGCACGCGTACGTCATGGGCGGCGGGGCCTGGGGGAGTTCGGCGGTGCGGCAGGGGCTGCTCGGGGCGGATGTCTCGCGGGGCGCGGACGGGGCGTGGCGGATCGACCGGATCCTCCCCTCCGAGACGTCGGACCCCGCCGCCAGGTCGCCGCTCGCCGCGCCGGGGGTGGCGGTGCGGGCCGGGGACGCGTTGCTCGCCGTCGCGGGGCGGCCGGTGGATCCGGTGGCGGGTCCGGGGCCGCTCCTCGTGGGTACGGCGGGGAAGCCGGTGGAGCTGACGGTGTCGCCCGCGGGCGGGGGCGATCCGCGGCACGCGGTGGTGATCCCCGTCGACGACGAGGAGCCGTTGCGGTACCACGCCTGGGTCGTGGACCGGCGTGCGTACGTCCACGAGCGGTCGGGCGGGCGGCTCGGATACCTCCACGTGCCGGACATGCAGGCTCCCGGCTGGGCGCAGATCCACCGGGACCTGCGGGTGGAGGTGGCGCGGGACGGTCTGGTGGTGGATGTCCGCGAGAACAGGGGCGGACACACGTCCCAGCTGGTGGTGGAGAAGCTGGCCCGGAAGATCGTGGGCTGGGACCTGCCGCGGGGTTCGCAGCCGTACAGCTATCCGGCGGACGCGCCGCGGGGTCCTGTGGTCGCCGTCGCCAACGAGTTCTCGGGTTCCGACGGGGACATCGTGAACGCGGCGATCAAGGCGCTCGGGATCGGGCCCGTGGTGGGGACGCGGACGTGGGGCGGGGTGATCGGGATCGACAGCCGGTACCGGTTGGTGGACGGGACGCTGGTGACGCAGCCGAAGTACGCGTTCTGGCTGGAGGGGTACGGCTGGGGCGTCGAGAACTACGGGGTCGACCCGGACGTGGAGGTGGTGACGACGCCGGAGGACTACGCGGCGGGGCGGGACCCGCAGCTGGACGAGGCGATCCGCCTGGCGCTGACGTCCCTGGAGGCTACGCCGCCGAGGAGGGCGCCAGAGTTGCCGGGGCTGTGA
- the ybeY gene encoding rRNA maturation RNase YbeY → MSIDVNNESGTEVDEQAILDIARYALARMRIHPLSELSVIVLDADAMEQLHIQWMDLPGPTDVMSFPMDELRPPAKDEEETPQGLLGDIVLCPEVALKQGKEAETEHSMDEELQLLTVHGVLHLLGYDHEEPDEKAEMFGLQAAIVDGWRAENGLTGPSPAPTVS, encoded by the coding sequence ATGTCGATCGACGTCAACAACGAATCCGGAACCGAGGTCGACGAGCAGGCGATCCTCGACATCGCCCGCTACGCCCTCGCGCGGATGCGCATCCACCCGCTCTCCGAGCTCTCGGTGATCGTGCTGGACGCCGACGCCATGGAGCAGCTGCACATCCAGTGGATGGACCTGCCGGGACCGACGGACGTCATGTCCTTCCCGATGGACGAGCTGCGCCCGCCCGCCAAGGACGAGGAGGAGACCCCGCAGGGTCTCCTCGGCGACATCGTGCTCTGCCCCGAGGTCGCGCTCAAGCAGGGCAAGGAAGCGGAGACGGAGCACTCCATGGACGAGGAGCTCCAGCTGCTCACCGTCCATGGAGTCCTTCACCTGCTCGGGTACGACCACGAGGAGCCGGACGAGAAGGCCGAGATGTTCGGCCTCCAGGCGGCCATCGTCGACGGCTGGCGCGCCGAGAACGGCCTGACCGGGCCGTCTCCGGCGCCCACCGTCTCGTAG
- a CDS encoding VOC family protein — protein MELAQVRLLVSDFSACYHFYADILGLKPQSGAVDGPYEKFSPATGSAGIALQGRSMMARLLGELEEPATGHRSLVVLRVDDLDAYCGKIVERGGTIAQGPAPLTDRMRVAHLKDPEGNLVELQEWLLLRG, from the coding sequence GTGGAACTGGCCCAAGTACGGCTGCTCGTATCGGACTTCAGCGCCTGCTACCACTTCTACGCCGACATCCTCGGCCTCAAGCCGCAGTCGGGGGCGGTGGACGGGCCGTACGAGAAATTCAGCCCCGCGACCGGCTCCGCGGGGATCGCGCTCCAGGGCCGCTCGATGATGGCGCGGCTCCTCGGCGAGCTGGAGGAGCCGGCGACCGGGCACCGCTCGCTCGTGGTGCTGCGGGTCGACGACCTCGACGCGTACTGCGGGAAGATCGTCGAGCGCGGCGGGACCATCGCCCAGGGGCCCGCGCCGCTGACGGACCGCATGCGGGTGGCCCATCTCAAGGACCCGGAGGGGAACTTGGTGGAGTTGCAGGAGTGGCTGCTGCTGCGCGGCTAG